The Theobroma cacao cultivar B97-61/B2 chromosome 2, Criollo_cocoa_genome_V2, whole genome shotgun sequence genome includes the window GCCTTTTTAAATCTtgcaattgttttatttataaattatctgGCTGATACTGCATCTGCCTTCTTTTTTTGCAGTATTACTGGTTCGGTAGGCGTTGCTGGTAATAGCACTGGCCTAACTGCTACAACAGCAACAGTCCTTGGTGCTGCACCTGCGGTACCATCCCTTGTTCCCCCTACTCTACAGGCCCATGTTCGTACTATCTCTGGACTTCCAGGTGTGGGTCTACAACTCCCTAGTAATGGCATCCCTACTATCGACACAATTGGAACCCCAAGCGAATGCCTATTGTTAAAGAATATGTTTGATCCAGATCTGGAGGTTGGTGTCCATGCCTAGATTGTAaaagtttcttttttccatGGTCTTGTCTAATCATATCATATTTCTTGTGATAGACGGAACCAGATTTTGATTTGGACATCAAAGAAGATGTTCAAGAAGAATGTTCAAAATTTGGAAAATTGAAGCATATATATGTGGACAGGTAATTCCTAGTCGGACCTCCTGCTGCTGCTATATCTTTGTTAGATTAGGCAATATTTGGTTCCCTTGCGCTTGTCTTGGAGCATGTTAGTGTGCTTTGTTCATGGTTATTCTTGCAGGATTTTGTAGCATTCCTTTTATTCTTTGCTTTTCGCTCTTTTTCTGACGACTGTTGTGGCTCTTTATTTCCTTCAACAGGGACAGTGCTGGTTTTGTCTACCTACGGTTCGAAGATACACAGGCTGCGATGAGTGCTCAACGGAACCTACATGGAAGATGGTTTGCTGCTAAAATGATTACTGCTACATTCATGGTAACATTAGTTTTCTTCTAGTTCATCAGTATTTCATATCATTATCAAATAATTGCCATCAATTTCTGTTTTACTTtcgaaataaaaatatatgttgatgCAGGTGCCTCAAACCTACGAGGCAAAGTTTCCAGACAGCAAGAGATTGTTGGAATGATGTTTAACCTAAGGCTGCGTTTGAAATCTAGAGGGTTCGTTAGGAATTATAGTTTCCTTGAAATTTGATATCCCCAGGAACTTGAATGAGAAGTTCAAATATCTGTATTTGAAATTAGATGCACTATTTcctactaatttttatttttattttttgccaTGTTTGATATACCACTGCAAAAAGGTGGGAGTAGTTGTTGATGACAATAAAATTCTTACAAGGCCCCTTGTGGTAGCAAAAATATTTCTATTCTCTGATGCAGAACTATGTTTAGATAAATAACATTGTAAATACATACAGATACCACTAAATTCCAAATActgtttaataaattatatataatatgaacAAAATATGcttccaaaaaaaattgaaaagaatcaAGTACCGAAAGACTATATTTGTGTCTGTGGGTGTGTAGATATGTGTGCGCAAAATAACATAAGGTTGTTAAATTGGAGAGGTCAGTATGGCATCAATGTGCCTTTAGATATTTGTGTCTGTTGATTAATATTGAGTTTTTATTAGATGTATAGTTTGTATAAAATTGGTATGTTATTAGTGAATTAAATGCTGTTATTCTGAtagtaaataaatttaaaagctgaaaattttaaataatacatatttataatttttgaaatttttacttgtgtaattatgaaatgtagtatgtaattaaatgataatgtATAAATATTTACATTGACAATTGTATATTTTCCAAGAAAACATTCTTATTGCTTTACTCGTTTCTAACGGGCTGCTTGCATCATATTTTGatcagaaaaaggaaattatcaATCGATGTAATTACTCTACATATTTTGATAATCACTCTAAATTATCAATCGACAGTTTTGTGGTAAAGGTGTCTGGCCTGGTTTTGCCCCTTGCGATGATCACGTTGTTTATTGGTTTTTGACTTGGTTCCCAACCCCAACCGCCCACGTAATTTAATTTGGCGCCACTTTATAGCTCTCTTCCTGCTAGGGTGTACGTAATGTGATTACATGGTACACTTTTAACTTCGTCACTTCTTCTAGTTTAAAACATTTTGATCTGGTTTGCTATCAAAGGAAGAGCTAGAGAAGGACCCTTTCAAGCTGAAACAATTTGTGTTAAACAAGCTTGATGGTGCGTCCGATGACATAAAGGCTGTCATAGAAAACACTGCCCCGGACGCCTTTGTACCGTTGTCTCCACTAAGAATCAGGCCCCCCTGGGATCTTCCTAGCAAGGGCAATTTTTGTTTAGCAGGGGATGCACTCCACCCGATGACCCCACACATTGGACAAGGTGGCTGTTCAGCACTGGAAGATGCTGTGGGCCTGTCCAGTTGCCTTGCGGAAGCCCTGGTGAAACCTGGCAGAGAATTTAAAGGTAAAGCTTTCGAAGAGGAGGATTCCAAGCGGATTGAGCTGGCGTTGCGTAGGTATGCCAAGGAGAGGGGATGGACAGTAAGTATTACAAGTAGTgtattgattttgattttgtatcataaacttaaatattttttttttgtaaaaaatattgatctatcattgtcaaaattttcataacttttgtTAATGAGATATGAAATCATTGATACACTTTTGAATTAttgatctttttatttttattattttttaaaatttatctctaaattactaatttatatgaaaaaaaaacacttagATTCCCGTAtgaataaaaattactattgttattcaataaatatctgtaaaattgaataaacatTTGATCTCCAtttataattgttttataattaacCATTACAAAATTTATGATCCCTATTTTCTTCTTGTAACGAGTAATCACCTAATTCTGAAGTATCCAAATGTTAAGTCCCTAAATTTGTTACATTACCAAACTCTTGTACTCAACAAATTTGTTCACCCTAGTGTCGGCCATCTAAGTTGATGGGTTTTCGACCACAATGACAAAATGCCAGGAATCATATTACTCTTGCAAGCTTGGAAATAAATACTTACTAGAAGCTTCAGTTTTGCCTGCCATCATCACTAATTTGACACTTCCAAGTTTCATTCTTATCTTATATTTACAGTTTCAGCATTTCTAACTATTGCTGACCTTCTGAAAGCTGCTTTAGCTTCAACTTCTCAATCATGGCCCTAATCTCAGTCGAATATCTTGGCAGCaagatatatataaaatttacatgATAAATTATTGTGGTAGGAAATGTGCgaaaaacaactaaatttatatgataatcgagaagaaatataatatttgGGTGTATCTTCATGGCCCTCTCTCCAAGGGTCAAAATGAGGAACCAATGCTTGAAAGCTTTCGTAATCATCCTAGGAGGCTTGAACGTCAAAGTTGAACCACTTGTGGCGTTGAAATTTGATTAGACCCCATAAACAGACCGAATATGGTAATAGAGGTGGCTCCAGATTGGGCTTTCATAGAGATCACCTGATGACATCAGCAATGAGCAAACCCACCCTATTTTCGAGAATTAAAAAGCAGAAAACTGTATGAATCCTACGTCACATGCATCTTTGGAGCCAAAGGTACGCTCCCATCttctattaattaaaaaaagagtcTGATTGCCACTTTTTCAACattgttgtttttcttttagtcGTATCTGCTGCCTGATATTGAAAGTTGGGTAATAAACACTCCACTGAATTACTGTATGTTGTGCTTAAATTCAATGTATTTGGttaaatgcttaagaaatacaAGATGTAGATACAGATTACTTGGCATAAGAACCAGGAACCTCCAGCTAAAAAGTTCCAAGAAACTCTTAAAATGCTTTTCAATGGCCGGAGAAGATTCTTTGCAGGATCGAGCTGATACTCTCATCAGGAGTTGCCAATTACCTATAGCTTAATGCTtaacaaaatatcatttaaaaagaaaagaaaaggaaaggaaaaaaataaataaatgtgcAAGTGGGATGGGAATGGTCCTTCCTAGAAGGAAGTAAATTCAAACTTGCGGACAAAGTTTAATCCGCCGTCAACCACTGTCCGAGCAGACAAATTAACCAACATACGAAATTACACATGGAACCTGGACTGAGTATTGCCTATTTGCTGCCATAGTCATTTGTCGTTGTCTTGTCTTTCGCTATATAAGGGCCACTCTTATCCTTAATGTTCACTAGTATCATTTCTCTAGCCTATCTTCCTGTCAAGAATTAAAAGCAATCTGCGAGTGCCTTTACAAATCAAGATGGAAATCGTTGAAGACGTTGTGATTGTGGGAGCTGGAATTGCTGGTCTCACCACATCCTTGGGACTTCACAGGCATGTCATCGCCACCAACAAACTATTGATATGATCGAAAATTTTCTGTATCTGTACATGTAAAAATAGTAACTGATCCCAAACTTTTGCAGGCTAGGAATTCGTAGTTTAGTATTGGAATCATCGGGCAGACTAAGGACCACAGGATTTGCATTCACAACATGGGAAAACGCCTGGAAAGCCTTGGATGCTATTGGCATCGGTGAATCTCTACGTCAACACCATAGCCTGATGCAAAGGTACTTAACTACACCATAACCTGGAAAGCCTTGGATGCTATTTCCCTATAAACTTACCTGATGGGGTATTTGCACCTGTTTGCAGCATACTTGTTGCCTCTACATTTTTAGTTAAGTCCACATCGGAGATATCATTCATGGGTTCTGAAGTTCGTTGTCTTCAAAGGAGATTATTGTTGGAAACTTTAGCAAATGAAGTCCCCAGCGGTACCATCAGGTTCTCCTCCAAAGTGGTTTCTATTGAGGAATCAGGCTTCTTTAAACGAGTGCATCTTGCTGATGGAACCATCCTCAAAACCAAGGTAAAATCGAGTTAATTTATAGTAAATTTATAACTGTCAGATGTAAACCAAAAggaattttattgtttaagaGGCACTGTTGATTGCAAAATGACAGGTGTTGATTGGGTGTGATGGAGTCAACTCAGTGGTGGCAAAATGGCTTGGTTTCGAGAAGCCTGTTTTCGCAGGGAGATCAGCAATTAGGGGTTTTGCCAATATTGAAGGTGGCCATGGCTTTGGACTAAAATTTAGGCAGTTCGTAGGCAAAGGTATTCGTTCAGGTTTACTCCCTTGTGATGATGAGATTGTTTATTGGTTTATGACTTGGACTCCCGCCAGCAAAGGTACCTTTGCCCCCTTTCTTTCTGTTAAAAATCTGTGACTGCTTAACGCATATCATCTTTCCTTAAATTCTACTATTATATTTTACTTGCAGAAGAAGAGCTAGAAGAAGACCCAGTTAAGCTGAAGCAATTTGCGATGAGCAAGCTTAAAGATACACCAGATGAGATGAAATCTGTTATAGAAAAAACTTTGCTAGATGGCATTGTATCATCTCCATTAAGATACAGAAGGCCTTGGGAGCTGCTTTGGGGAAATATTAGCAAGGGTAATGTCTGTTTAGCTGGTGATGCTCTTCATCCCATGACCCCagaccttggccaaggtgggTGTTCCGCCATGGAAGATGGTGTTGTCCTGGCTAGGTGTCTTGCTGAAGCCTTGTTGAAAGTACCAAGAggagaaatcaaggaaaaaattgatgaagaaGAGGAATATAAGAGGATTGAAATGGGGTTGAAAAAATTTGCCCAAGAGAGAAGATGGAGAAGCATTGATCTCATTACCACAGCTTACATGGTGGGTTTTATACAACAACATAATGGGAAGATAATTAACTTCTTCAGAGACAAATTCCTATCCAGGTTCCTATCTGGGATACTGTTAAGGAAGGCTAGTTATGACTCTGGGAATCTTATTTAGCACCTGTTGAATGAAGCATGAACCCTTTGTTCTTACATAATTTTGtgtataatttataatttccGAAGTTTTAATAAAGAAAGTTCTTGATTAGAGTTTTCAAGTTTGTATTTCAAGTATAGCAGTGTTATAATCCAACCAAAttatacaaacaaaaaaaaatttagtggTTAGATTAGACCAAGAAAAGACCAATGGTAAGCCACAAAATAGCACCtgttatgaatttttttgtgaatatttatttatattatctatATTTAGATTTggatgtaaattaaatttgataaattttaggATTTAATCCATCTAAAGTATTATCtttcatcttgtaaattcaATCTAGATAAGGGGTTattaacttataaataaactctttcacttcatttgtaaaaaTACACTCGAATAAGATTTTCTAACTCCCTCTAAATActttctcttatatttctcTAATAGTTgttattttaagatttatttcataacacgTTATCAGCACGATTCTCTGATCTCTCAAGTTTTAGAAGTATTATGTTTTCCTCATCTTAAATTTCAAAAGGATTTCAATGattgggttttgatttttggttttaaaaaataagataattgACTTGATATCTCTTCAGTATTTTATTCTCTAAAAATCGACcttaatatgaattttactaTCATGTAGTATATATTTTGTCCCTTAATTAGACAGTGAATTTTGCTATTATACAGCTATTAATGAAAAACCATGAATGTCCATTTCTTGAAGTGAATCTGACAAACGAGctactaataaaaattatgaatgttCATTTCCTGAAGTAAATGCGACAAACGAgctactaataaaaaattataaatctgTTCATTTTCTGAAGTGAATGCtacatcatttaataattattgtCATAATCATGAATCCATCAATTCATTGAGGTGAATGCAATATCATTTAATTATGATGgccataataatttacattatcactattttaattataattttaccaccagaAGTGGATAGATAATTTACcatctaaatttaaaaataattttaccactagaaGTGGATAGACAATTTTACCATCAAAAGTAGATGGATGCCTTAACTCATTAAAAAATGGATAATCCATCATAAGTGAATAACCCATCCATGTGGATCACTCACCAAAAGTGGATATATACTTGTAACCTACTACAAATAGATGAATACTTTTAACACACTAAAAGTAGATAGATATTTTAACCCACTAACTCACTATAAGTGGATAAGCCATCAAAATGTGAATAAATACTTGTAATAAAAAACGTATTGTTATTGATGTGGCATGAAAGATCATTGGTCACGTACTTGTTGTACgtcttaaattttatcaagcatcactaaaaattaaaacatcttgtgataattttaatcatgGCCAAGTTGATATAGCACATCaagatatttgtttactctgAAAGAGGAATTTATTATATGattgataataaaaatatctattattgatttttttatcttgaaaaaggaattgatcATTCTATtggtaataaaaatatttgagaaCGAACTTAATAGTAATTGATATATTTAGTATAACTATATTATGAAGATACTTTAATatgttttcattatatttaaatgatatgttcttattatgtgttttaattttatatttaatattcttttatattaaCTTGCAAGTTTCTTATTgtatatatcttattttattgaaaaaaaaatatggatattCATATTGTTGGATCAAAGATCTATGATGTAATATATATCTAGCAGACATTACTATAACACACACTATATTTAAagacaagaaatattttttctacTTGACAACGAAAAAAAGCCAATGTCAATTCAATATCTGGTAGTCCAAGATTAATTAAATGCTCCAGAAGAGCTCAAATTTTACTACTTTGAGGAATAAAGAAATGGAGgatgtattattttttattaagtctcaaataagtttattaagttttaaagatattcaTTTGAATAGATACCATATTAAGACAATGAATGAAAGAAACACTTAATACCTCTATATTATATCTATTACCTCAAGTAAAAAATGtgtgttaaaaaaattattcgctttgtttttttaattaaactacACAAATATTAGAAACTCATAGTAAACCAGAagtttactaatgattttaatgttttgcATGACCGGTTGGACTATCTCGGGTCAATAatgatgtaaaaaaaataattaaaaatttatatgatcattcattgaaaaaccagaagatttttcaatcttaTGAAATACTAATGTGCTGCTTGCTCTCaaggtaaataaattataagacAATCACCAGTTAAAGTTGTGATTGAATTCCTAACGTTTTTCAACTGTATTCAGGGTGATATATGTCGACCCATACATCCATCATATGGACTATCTagatattttatagttttaatcGATGCATCAACAAGATGGTCACATGTGTACTTATTATCAGCTTGAAATTTGACATTTGCAAGCACATTTTCCTAATTATGTAATCAAGATTATTTGTCTTAATAATGCTGGTGAATTTACATCTCAAGCCTTTAATATTACATATTAGTTGGAATAACTATTGAACAACCTGTTGCTTATGTACACTCATAAAATGGTCTAACAGAATCGTTTATTAAACACTTTCAACTAATTGTAAGGTCATTAtttatgaaattcaaaatCCCAATATTTGCTTGGGAGCATACCATTTTGGATGCAGTAGCATTTGTATGCATCAAGCCAAAAgagttattataaattctttCTATATAATTGGTTTATGATCATGAACCAAATATTTTCCATCTATGAATTTTTGGATATGCGATATATGTTTTAATTGCTCCACCACAATGCACAAAGATGGGTCCTCAAAAGAGATTAGAATATATGTTCGATACGAATCtccatttgtaattaaatatttagaattatcaataggagatttattcatgacaaagtttgtcaattgttatattaatgaaacaatttttccaatattagaggagaaaaaaTAAGTAGCTGCACAAGAAAATTTCTTAgaataaattatcattatttagttttgatcaTCGCAAAAATCAATATGAATTTaaagttcaaaagataattcttttgcaaaatatagtaaattagtTGCCACGTATTTACTAACCTAAAAGAATAACTAAATCTTATATACTAGTTACAAATGCTCCTGTTAACATTAATGTCCTTGTAGGACAAGGCACACTAAAACTAAACCGTTGAGACTAATCAGTTTCAAAGATaaaatcctaaaaaaaaaaaagagcaaatatTTAAGATTGTCAGAAAGATGACGTAGAAACTCTAGAAGAGACCTTTGATATAATTGATAAACATTCTAGTAAAAATTCAAGTACCTGAAATTAGTGAAAATAAAGAgatctcaataaattatgtcatgatGGGAAAAAATGGAACTGGTAAATAAATATCGACgatattttgtatataatatagagctcaatattatgaaagaaaagcGATGATCTTGAACTTATATTTATTGAAGAATGTAGACATAAAAATGATTGGTTAATGTGGAAAGACGCAACTAAGGAGGAAATGTATTTAATTGCAAAATGTGAAGTTTTTGAACTTGTAGTCCGTACACCAAATGGTGTAAAACCAGTtagatatgtatatatatatatatatatatatatatatatatatatatNNNNNNNNNNNNNNNNNNNtatatatatatatatatatatatatatatatatatgagagTATTTGTGTGAATACGAAATGAGAAAAACgagattatgagatataaagCACGGCTTGTCACACAAGGTTTTCCCTAAAGATCTAGTATCGAAGATGAAGAGATATTCTCTGAGGTGGATACAATTACAATTCTATATTAACTAGTCTGACgataaatgagaaaattaaaatgcatATAATAAATGTAGTTACAGCCTATTTATAAGGCTCATTTGATATCGATATCTATACGAAAAATCCTAAAAGATTTAAATTGCCTAAAgcacaaaaatttaaattctcgaaaaatttattcgatcaaattaaataaatctttatatggattaaagcaATCCAAACACATGTAGTATAATTCTCTTAGTACATATTTGTTAAAAGAAGGCTATAGAAATAATCCTATATGTCcatgtattttataaaaaggtttatatatgaatttattataattgttgtttatgttgattACTTGAACATTATTAAAACTCCTGAAGAGTTATTGAAAGCTGTGGATTACGTAAagagagaatttaaaatgaaagaccttgaaaaaaataaaattttatttgggTCATTAGATTGAACACTTGACAAATAGAATTTTTATCCATCAATCAAACTATATggcaaaaatattaaaacaatttcaaatgaaGAAAGCATATCCATTGAGTTCATCAATGGTTGTAAGGTAACTAAATGTGAAAAAAGACTTTTTTCGACTTTGTGAGAATAATGAAAAACTTCTTGGTCTTGAAGTATTGTATTTTAGTGTAATTAGAGAGTTAATATATCTTGCTAGTAATACATGACTTGATATATCAATTGTTATGAATTTTTAGCAAGATATAATTTTTCTCTAACTCGAAGACATTATAATagaattaaacatatacttcAATATCTTTGAGGAACAATGGATATAggcttatattatttaaatgtatcaaaataaaatttaattagttatgtAGATGCAGAATATTCATCTGATCCACATAAAGCTCGATCCTAGACAGGTTATTTGTTAACATATGGAGGTATGACTATTTCATCGCATTTTATAAAGCAAACTATAGTTACTACTTCTTCTAGCCATGTAGAAATTTTTGCAACTCATGAGCAAGTCGTGAATGTGTTTGCTTAAGATCTGTAACTTAACATATTCGAGTAACGTGCGGTTTgtcaacaaagaaagaaattctAAAAACATTATATGAGGATAATATTGCTTGCATAGCACAGTAAAAAGACTGAGTCATTAAAGGtgataaaacaaaacatatttagtcaaaattcaccaaaattcttcttcacttaaAATCTCCAAGAAAAGAGTGATATTAGTGTTCAATAAATTCATTCAAGTGACAATTAgtagatttgtttactaaagCCCTTCCTAGTAcaacatttgaaaagttggtacaaaagattaaaatgcatcattttaaagatttcTATCATCCAGTCATCAGAGAGAGTAAAATACACA containing:
- the LOC18607521 gene encoding FAD-dependent urate hydroxylase gives rise to the protein MEIVEDVVIVGAGIAGLTTSLGLHRLGIRSLVLESSGRLRTTGFAFTTWENAWKALDAIGIGESLRQHHSLMQSILVASTFLVKSTSEISFMGSEVRCLQRRLLLETLANEVPSGTIRFSSKVVSIEESGFFKRVHLADGTILKTKVLIGCDGVNSVVAKWLGFEKPVFAGRSAIRGFANIEGGHGFGLKFRQFVGKGIRSGLLPCDDEIVYWFMTWTPASKEEELEEDPVKLKQFAMSKLKDTPDEMKSVIEKTLLDGIVSSPLRYRRPWELLWGNISKGNVCLAGDALHPMTPDLGQGGCSAMEDGVVLARCLAEALLKVPRGEIKEKIDEEEEYKRIEMGLKKFAQERRWRSIDLITTAYMVGFIQQHNGKIINFFRDKFLSRFLSGILLRKASYDSGNLI